In one Fundulus heteroclitus isolate FHET01 chromosome 3, MU-UCD_Fhet_4.1, whole genome shotgun sequence genomic region, the following are encoded:
- the bola1 gene encoding bolA-like protein 1, protein MLPRVPRSARHVAVCLSAARPLAHFRPHMDPDPNRPVETTIRTKLTDTFKPDHLEVHNESHMHAVPPGSESHFRVLVVSSQFAGLPLIQRHRLVNEALKEELSSCVHALAIQAKTPEQWGTDPTLAKSPACMGGSKGDQSVEEKLKAGRG, encoded by the coding sequence ATGCTTCCCAGAGTCCCCCGCTCTGCTCGGCACGTCGCTGTCTGCCTTTCTGCCGCTCGGCCTCTGGCTCACTTCAGACCGCACATGGACCCGGACCCTAACCGGCCCGTCGAAACCACCATCAGAACCAAACTTACAGACACGTTCAAGCCCGACCACCTGGAGGTCCACAATGAGAGCCACATGCACGCCGTTCCCCCCGGCTCCGAGTCCCATTTCCGTGTCCTGGTGGTCAGCTCCCAGTTTGCGGGCCTGCCACTGATTCAGCGCCACCGTCTGGTCAATGAGGCGCTGAAGGAGGAACTGAGTAGCTGTGTTCACGCGTTGGCTATCCAGGCAAAGACTCCTGAGCAGTGGGGCACGGACCCCACTCTGGCCAAGAGTCCCGCTTGCATGGGAGGTTCAAAAGGCGATCAGAGTGTGGAGGAGAAGCTGAAGGCCGGACGGGGATAA